A portion of the Gossypium arboreum isolate Shixiya-1 chromosome 8, ASM2569848v2, whole genome shotgun sequence genome contains these proteins:
- the LOC108485064 gene encoding flavonoid 3-O-glucosyltransferase-like: MEKYKKASKHIAVMAFPFGTHAAPLLSIIRRLSEAFPAAMFSFLCTERSNSSTFPKGHQKHDSIKPFNVWDGLPEGYTYCLKRNPHEPVDYFLQAVPQNFKDAVDELVAETGRPIDCLITDAFYYFGADIADELKVPWVALWTASPRALFSHAETEFFRRHVGINDPVDKPLDFLQGFASIRVADLPDGVVRGNFDASVPVLLNKMGLTLPRAAAVAANSYEDLDNAVVNMLKSRYKRFLNVGPSNLISASPIDDRHGCLDWLERHEPASVVYISFGSVITPPPHEIGALTQVLEESNFPFLWSFRGDVEKQLPPGFPKRTSSKGKIVPWAPQQKILEHPSVGVFVSHGGWNSILESISGGVPMVFRPFFGDQKLNTRTVETIWGFGLGLEGGTLTKEATTNALNFILSTEEGKKMRQKVGVQKELAYKAVQPNGSSIENFKTLVGVVTCHHYLP, translated from the exons ATGGAAAAGTATAAGAAGGCTTCAAAGCACATAGCAGTGATGGCCTTCCCTTTCGGGACCCATGCAGCCCCTCTTCTCAGCATCATCCGTAGGCTATCGGAGGCTTTCCCGGCCGCCATGTTCTCTTTCCTGTGCACGGAACGATCAAACAGCTCAACGTTTCCCAAAGGTCATCAGAAGCATGACAGCATAAAGCCTTTCAATGTATGGGACGGATTGCCGGAGGGTTATACGTATTGCCTAAAGAGGAACCCTCATGAGCCGGTGGATTATTTCCTCCAGGCGGTGCCCCAGAATTTCAAGGATGCCGTAGATGAACTTGTGGCGGAAACCGGTAGGCCGATTGATTGTTTGATAACAGATGCGTTTTACTATTTTGGGGCTGATATTGCAGATGAACTGAAAGTCCCTTGGGTAGCGCTTTGGACGGCTAGTCCTCGGGCTCTCTTCTCTCATGCTGAGACCGAGTTTTTTCGCCGCCACGTAGGGATCAATg ATCCTGTGGACAAACCACTTGATTTTCTTCAAGGGTTTGCTAGTATACGTGTTGCTGACTTACCCGATGGAGTAGTGAGAGGGAACTTTGATGCCTCCGTGCCAGTACTGTTGAATAAAATGGGACTAACACTGCCACGAGCCGCCGCAGTTGCTGCAAATTCATACGAGGACTTGGACAATGCAGTGGTGAACATGCTTAAATCAAGATACAAAAGGTTCCTCAACGTTGGCCCCTCCAACCTGATAAGCGCTTCCCCCATTGATGACAGGCACGGCTGCTTGGATTGGCTGGAGAGGCACGAGCCAGCGTCGGTGGTATACATCAGCTTCGGGAGCGTGATAACACCACCACCCCACGAGATAGGAGCATTAACTCAAGTCCTGGAGGAAAGCAATTTCCCATTTCTTTGGTCTTTCAGGGGAGATGTTGAGAAGCAATTGCCGCCAGGGTTCCCCAAAAGAACCAGCTCCAAAGGAAAGATAGTTCCCTGGGCTCCTCAGCAGAAAATATTAGAGCACCCATCTGTTGGGGTTTTTGTAAGTCACGGTGGATGGAATTCAATCTTGGAAAGTATTAGCGGAGGGGTGCCCATGGTTTTCAGGCCATTTTTTGGTGACCAAAAACTGAATACTCGAACTGTTGAGACAATATGGGGATTTGGGCTGGGATTAGAGGGCGGAACGCTAACTAAGGAAGCCACAACCAATGCCTTGAACTTCATATTGTCCACCGAAGAAGGCAAGAAAATGAGACAGAAAGTTGGGGTCCAGAAAGAGCTTGCTTACAAGGCTGTACAGCCCAATGGCAGCTCTATTGAAAATTTCAAAACGCTGGTAGGAGTCGTCACCTGTCACCACTACTTGCCATAA